AATTGCCGGGTGATGTTTCAGATGGGTTTTCAATAAATAGAGGGTCTGTATCAAGTATGGCTTCTGATGAGGGAGGTGTAGATAAGAGGCTAAAGTTTTGGATAATAGAATGGCTAAATATTAGATATTCTGGGGAAATAATTTCAGGATAATTTATTTGAACCTGTGTATTGCCTTCATTAGCCCAGATTATTGAATTAAGTATCATCAACATGGATGTTAAGCCTTGAATATTTACAGTGCTGATATCCCCGTTATTGTGATTAAAATTGTTAGCAAATGTGCAATGTATAAGTTTTAATGTAGATTCATTAGCAGAAATAGCAGAACCATTTCCAGCGCAAGAGTTTCGGACGAATACACAATTTGTAAGATTTGCATACGAATTATTTATGTAAATAGCACCACCATCTACGGATGACATATTTTTATAAAATGTAGAGCATGAAATATGAACTGTTGAATTAGAAATATCAATGGCTCCACCATTCCCGAGTATGTTATTTCCTTCTTCAAAAATAAGTCCCTCTAACTCTATATTCATGCAAGAGGTTATATTTAAGGTAGGTGTCCCTAAAACCCCTGTTCCTTTTACCTGAATAGGTATAATTTTAGTTGGATTTTGTAATGGATTTCTTTCATCTATGTTCGCTTCAGAACCAGAAAAGCCACCCCGCAAGATAATATTTGAAAGACCATTAATTGTAATCCTTTCATGATATTCCCCAGTTTTAATCCATATCTCATCATAATTGTTAGCGGAACTGATTGCTTCTGAAATAGTATGGTAACCTTTTTCCCAGGAACTTCCATCTGTAGGAGTAGAAGAACTACCTGGATTTACATATATAACTTTACCTGATATATTAAATGCAGATAAATAATAACTTGGTAAATATGCAGGTGCGATAGTTCGACATCCCTGTAAAGGAAAATCAGGAGATTCTGTTATCCCTGAAAAACAAATATTATTATTGTCAAGAACACCAATAGACAATGCAGTATCATTAGAAGTACCCCCTAAAAATGTTCCCCAAGTTGGTGTAATTGTATTTTTATTTTCTATACTATCCCATTGTAGTCTCCATATCATAGCATCAAAATTTTCATTCATCCCATTATTCAACTGAGTATTGAAGGGATTTGATGTAAAAGATATTTTGCTCCATGCAAAATTTTCAAAGGAACTGTTCGTATAGCCTGAAATGAAAAATGTATTTGAAGATGTATTCGATGTTTTTATATCTGTTAAAACATCTGTTCCGTTACCAAAGATATAGGTAGTACCCAATAATTTTCCTGTAGACATATTCACTAATGTAAGGAAAGGATAGGTCTGTTCGGAGATTGTCTCAGGTATGGCTGAGATGGGGTTTGGTAAATCATTTGAATATGTGTTTCCTGCTAAACAAAGTGTGTTTGTATAAAGAACAATAGATTTTTCTAATATATCATCACCTGAACCTCCAAAAAATGAGGAAGATAATAAAGAAACATCAGGGGTTGTTGTTCCTTCATAATATAAATAGGCTTGAACGAAAATATCTTTTCCTTGGACAGATGCTTCAGGTATTATTGGGTTAAAATAAGGTGAGCCAACAGTTGTATTTCCACAAAGGTATATTATTGGTGAATATGCTTCTATATCTTTAACTTCAATTCCATTTATATTTAATTGGGTTAAATATCGGTATACTAATGGGTCCGGAGAAAGTCTTAATACTCCCCAAAATCCATCTGTAAGTAAGTCTTTTCTTATATTTGGTGAAGAATTTATTAGAGTTAAATCTGTAGATGTAGTATTACCTGCAAAAAGTAAATTATTGTTGTTTATAGTTAAATCTTCAATAGAATCATATCTTGACCCACCGATGAATGTAGAAAAATTTATGTTTAAATCTTTGTCAAGCATCATTAGGAAACCATCAAATTCACCTGGTGTTCCGTTCCCATTTAGAGGCATAGTTAAAGGTAGAACAGGGTTAACAGTTGGAAAGTTAGGAGAATTTGTTTTCCCGCCTATAAAGATAGAATCATTCGTTTCATTTATAAAATGACTAATAGAATTTATATAATCTTCACCCACTCCATTTATAAAAACAATATGATGAGTTTTTCCTAATTGTGGGGACAATTTACATAAAAATCCGGAAACATCTGTTCCCGATGAGTTGGGGAACTTAATGCTTCCTCCTATTACAGCAATAGCTACACCATTGTTGTAGTAATCTAAACACATTTTGTCAAATAAAGTAGAGGGACCATTGGATGATGGAAAACATATATATGTAGATAGCGTTAATATTGGGTCTATAAGCAATTCAGAATTTGTGTCATGGTTATCAACGAAAATTTGATATGTATTTTTGTCCAATCCCAAAAAACAAGCAGTTTGAGAAATAACATTTTCTGGATTTTTATATGCAGATTTATATATTTCTGGAATGCTAAAAGTGTATATATAACCTTCGTTATTAATAACAACTAATTTGTTATTTTCTATATATGTTTCAACATTATTTCCACGGATTTCCCAGCAGATTTGATTAATATTCACCTGAGAGTTGATGATAAAATCAAACTCTAATTCATAATCTTTAAAGTAAAATTCAAGGTCAATTCCTTCATAAACATTTGGAATACACAATTTGTTATAGGCATAACTGTTATGTATCCAATCATATTGATTATTTCCCGAATAGTAACTATATGCTACATCAGACTTTTCGCTACCAAAGACAGTATTACCTTCATTGTTGAGAAAGCGAAGTTCTACGGGTTCGCAAAAAGAGTTTTTTATAGGATTCCATATCCAAATTTTTAGGCTACCTGGTGTGATTTCAAAATATTGATTTTTTGAAAA
This Candidatus Hydrogenedens sp. DNA region includes the following protein-coding sequences:
- a CDS encoding DUF5011 domain-containing protein, coding for MGKHRNIIIQLLTFLFIILAFNCFSLDIYKNASYLENYFFQAGQNHHYFAFSKNQYFEITPGSLKIWIWNPIKNSFCEPVELRFLNNEGNTVFGSEKSDVAYSYYSGNNQYDWIHNSYAYNKLCIPNVYEGIDLEFYFKDYELEFDFIINSQVNINQICWEIRGNNVETYIENNKLVVINNEGYIYTFSIPEIYKSAYKNPENVISQTACFLGLDKNTYQIFVDNHDTNSELLIDPILTLSTYICFPSSNGPSTLFDKMCLDYYNNGVAIAVIGGSIKFPNSSGTDVSGFLCKLSPQLGKTHHIVFINGVGEDYINSISHFINETNDSIFIGGKTNSPNFPTVNPVLPLTMPLNGNGTPGEFDGFLMMLDKDLNINFSTFIGGSRYDSIEDLTINNNNLLFAGNTTSTDLTLINSSPNIRKDLLTDGFWGVLRLSPDPLVYRYLTQLNINGIEVKDIEAYSPIIYLCGNTTVGSPYFNPIIPEASVQGKDIFVQAYLYYEGTTTPDVSLLSSSFFGGSGDDILEKSIVLYTNTLCLAGNTYSNDLPNPISAIPETISEQTYPFLTLVNMSTGKLLGTTYIFGNGTDVLTDIKTSNTSSNTFFISGYTNSSFENFAWSKISFTSNPFNTQLNNGMNENFDAMIWRLQWDSIENKNTITPTWGTFLGGTSNDTALSIGVLDNNNICFSGITESPDFPLQGCRTIAPAYLPSYYLSAFNISGKVIYVNPGSSSTPTDGSSWEKGYHTISEAISSANNYDEIWIKTGEYHERITINGLSNIILRGGFSGSEANIDERNPLQNPTKIIPIQVKGTGVLGTPTLNITSCMNIELEGLIFEEGNNILGNGGAIDISNSTVHISCSTFYKNMSSVDGGAIYINNSYANLTNCVFVRNSCAGNGSAISANESTLKLIHCTFANNFNHNNGDISTVNIQGLTSMLMILNSIIWANEGNTQVQINYPEIISPEYLIFSHSIIQNFSLLSTPPSSEAILDTDPLFIENPSETSPGNLNLSLESPAVNLGDPISLSYEYGAVTEDIRRKPRIFMGAICKPDAGAFEIFPAPPPRITLLGDNPLYLTLNQPYIEPGYEARDGCGADITSIVDISSNVNTEQTGEYSVEYSVI